The proteins below come from a single Streptomyces tubercidicus genomic window:
- the acnA gene encoding aconitate hydratase AcnA — translation MSANSFDARSTLQVGDESYEIFRLDKVEGAARLPYSLKVLLENLLRTEDGANITADHIRALGGWDSQAQPSQEIQFTPARVIMQDFTGVPCVVDLATMREAVKELGGDPAKINPLAPAELVIDHSVIADKFGTKDAFGQNVELEYGRNKERYQFLRWGQTAFDEFKVVPPGTGIVHQVNIEHLARTVMVRNGQAYPDTLVGTDSHTTMVNGLGVLGWGVGGIEAEAAMLGQPVSMLIPRVVGFKLTGELKPGTTATDLVLTITEMLRKHGVVGKFVEFYGEGVAATSLANRATIGNMSPEFGSTAAIFPIDDETLKYLRLTGRDEQQVALVEAYAKEQGLWLDPAAEPDFSEKLELDLATVVPSIAGPKRPQDRIVLANAATQFERDVLNYVSDADEAGEESFPASDSPAAANGVPTRPTTVTAPDGSTYEIDHGAVTVAAITSCTNTSNPYVMVAAALVAKKAVEKGLTRKPWVKTTLAPGSKVVTDYFDKAGLTPYLDKVGFNLVGYGCTTCIGNSGPLPEEVSKAVNEHDLAVTSVLSGNRNFEGRINPDVKMNYLASPPLVVAYALAGSMKVNITEDALGTDTDGNPVFLKDIWPTEAEVNDVVANAIGEDMFNKSYQDVFAGDAQWQALSIPTGNTFEWDPQSTYVRKPPYFEGMTMETTPVSDISGARVLAKLGDSVTTDHISPAGAIKADTPAGQYLTEHGVERRDFNSYGSRRGNHEVMIRGTFANIRLRNQIAPGTEGGYTRDFTQDGGPVSFIYDASQNYQAAGTPLVILAGKEYGSGSSRDWAAKGTALLGVKAVVAESYERIHRSNLIGMGVLPLQFPEGQSAESLGLTGEETFSVTGVTELNDGTTPRTVKVATDSGVEFDAVVRIDTPGEADYYRNGGIMQYVLRSLIRK, via the coding sequence GTGTCGGCGAACAGCTTCGACGCCCGCAGCACGCTGCAGGTGGGCGACGAGTCGTACGAGATCTTCCGGCTGGACAAGGTCGAAGGCGCCGCGCGTCTTCCCTACAGCCTGAAGGTGCTGCTGGAGAACCTGCTCCGCACCGAGGACGGCGCGAACATCACCGCCGACCACATCCGAGCGCTCGGTGGCTGGGACTCGCAGGCCCAGCCCAGCCAGGAGATCCAGTTCACGCCGGCCCGCGTGATCATGCAGGACTTCACCGGCGTGCCCTGTGTCGTGGACCTCGCCACCATGCGTGAGGCCGTCAAGGAGCTGGGCGGCGACCCGGCGAAGATCAACCCGCTGGCGCCGGCCGAGCTGGTCATCGACCACTCCGTCATCGCCGACAAGTTCGGCACGAAGGACGCCTTCGGCCAGAACGTGGAGCTGGAGTACGGCCGCAACAAGGAGCGCTACCAGTTCCTGCGCTGGGGCCAGACCGCCTTCGACGAGTTCAAGGTCGTCCCGCCCGGCACCGGCATCGTCCACCAGGTCAACATCGAGCACCTGGCCCGTACGGTCATGGTCCGTAACGGCCAGGCATACCCCGACACCCTCGTCGGCACCGACTCGCACACCACCATGGTCAACGGCCTCGGTGTGCTGGGCTGGGGCGTCGGCGGCATCGAGGCCGAGGCCGCGATGCTCGGCCAGCCGGTCTCGATGCTCATCCCGCGCGTCGTCGGCTTCAAGCTGACCGGTGAGCTCAAGCCCGGCACCACCGCCACCGACCTCGTGCTGACCATCACCGAGATGCTGCGCAAGCACGGTGTCGTCGGCAAGTTCGTCGAGTTCTACGGCGAGGGCGTCGCCGCCACCTCGCTCGCCAACCGCGCCACCATCGGCAACATGTCGCCGGAGTTCGGCTCCACCGCCGCGATCTTCCCGATCGACGACGAGACCCTGAAGTACCTGCGCCTGACCGGCCGCGACGAGCAGCAGGTCGCGCTCGTCGAGGCGTACGCCAAGGAGCAGGGCCTCTGGCTCGACCCGGCCGCCGAGCCCGACTTCTCCGAGAAGCTGGAGCTGGACCTGGCGACGGTCGTCCCGTCGATCGCCGGTCCGAAGCGCCCGCAGGACCGGATCGTCCTGGCCAACGCCGCCACGCAGTTCGAGCGCGATGTCCTCAACTACGTCTCCGACGCGGACGAGGCGGGCGAGGAGTCCTTCCCGGCCTCCGACTCCCCGGCCGCCGCCAACGGCGTGCCGACCCGCCCGACCACGGTCACCGCCCCCGACGGCTCGACCTACGAGATCGACCACGGTGCGGTGACGGTCGCGGCCATCACCTCCTGCACCAACACCTCGAACCCGTACGTCATGGTCGCCGCCGCGCTCGTCGCGAAGAAGGCCGTGGAGAAGGGCCTGACCCGCAAGCCGTGGGTCAAGACCACCCTGGCGCCGGGCTCGAAGGTCGTCACCGACTACTTCGACAAGGCCGGGCTGACCCCGTACCTCGACAAGGTCGGCTTCAACCTCGTCGGCTACGGCTGCACCACCTGCATCGGCAACTCCGGCCCGCTGCCGGAGGAGGTCTCCAAGGCCGTCAACGAGCACGACCTGGCTGTCACCTCGGTGCTCTCCGGCAACCGTAACTTCGAGGGCCGGATCAACCCCGACGTCAAGATGAACTACCTGGCGTCCCCGCCGCTGGTCGTCGCGTACGCCCTCGCGGGTTCGATGAAGGTGAACATCACCGAGGACGCGCTGGGCACCGACACCGACGGCAACCCGGTCTTCCTCAAGGACATCTGGCCGACCGAGGCCGAGGTCAACGACGTCGTGGCCAACGCCATCGGCGAGGACATGTTCAACAAGTCCTACCAGGACGTCTTCGCGGGTGACGCCCAGTGGCAGGCGCTGTCGATCCCGACCGGCAACACCTTCGAGTGGGACCCGCAGTCCACCTACGTGCGCAAGCCCCCGTACTTCGAGGGCATGACCATGGAGACCACCCCGGTCTCCGACATCTCCGGCGCCCGCGTGCTGGCGAAGCTGGGCGACTCGGTCACCACCGACCACATCTCCCCGGCCGGTGCGATCAAGGCCGACACCCCGGCCGGTCAGTACCTCACCGAGCACGGCGTCGAGCGTCGTGACTTCAACTCCTACGGCTCGCGCCGTGGTAACCACGAGGTCATGATCCGCGGCACCTTCGCCAACATCCGCCTGCGCAACCAGATCGCGCCGGGCACCGAGGGCGGCTACACCCGCGACTTCACGCAGGACGGCGGCCCGGTGTCGTTCATCTACGACGCCTCGCAGAACTACCAGGCCGCCGGCACCCCGCTGGTCATCCTGGCCGGCAAGGAGTACGGCTCCGGTTCGTCCCGTGACTGGGCGGCCAAGGGCACCGCGCTGCTCGGCGTCAAGGCCGTCGTCGCCGAGTCCTACGAGCGCATCCACCGCTCGAACCTCATCGGCATGGGCGTGCTGCCCCTCCAGTTCCCGGAGGGCCAGTCCGCCGAGTCCCTCGGTCTGACCGGCGAGGAGACCTTCTCGGTCACCGGCGTGACCGAGCTGAACGACGGCACCACCCCGCGCACCGTCAAGGTCGCCACGGACAGCGGCGTCGAGTTCGACGCGGTCGTCCGCATCGACACCCCCGGCGAGGCGGACTACTACCGCAACGGCGGCATCATGCAGTACGTGCTGCGCTCGCTGATCCGCAAGTAA
- a CDS encoding carboxymuconolactone decarboxylase family protein → MSARLDAFSSPTVGKVFKHIIAAGKVLEDSTLPIATQELVRLRGSQINGCGFCTDMHSKDAAAAGETSVRLHLVAAWREATVFTEAERAALELTEQGTRIADAAGGVTDEAWANAAKHYDEEQLAALVCAIALINAFNRANVMIQQPAGDYRPGQFG, encoded by the coding sequence ATGAGTGCCCGTTTGGACGCCTTCAGCAGCCCGACCGTAGGCAAGGTCTTCAAGCACATCATCGCGGCAGGCAAGGTGCTGGAGGACTCGACGCTGCCGATCGCGACGCAGGAGCTGGTGCGGCTGCGCGGCAGCCAGATCAACGGGTGTGGTTTCTGCACCGATATGCACAGCAAGGACGCCGCCGCTGCCGGTGAGACCTCGGTACGCCTCCACCTGGTCGCGGCCTGGCGGGAGGCCACCGTCTTCACCGAGGCCGAACGGGCCGCCCTGGAGCTGACCGAGCAGGGCACCCGTATCGCGGACGCGGCCGGCGGGGTCACGGACGAGGCATGGGCGAACGCCGCCAAGCACTACGACGAGGAGCAGCTGGCCGCCCTGGTGTGCGCGATCGCCCTGATCAACGCCTTCAACCGGGCGAATGTCATGATCCAGCAGCCCGCGGGGGACTACCGGCCGGGCCAGTTCGGCTGA